A stretch of the Agelaius phoeniceus isolate bAgePho1 chromosome 1, bAgePho1.hap1, whole genome shotgun sequence genome encodes the following:
- the LOC129126404 gene encoding uncharacterized protein LOC129126404: protein MAERAAVISRDEEEIQNSSDDEDSFPTQVAVTASPGCSACPSLDSLDEDKGSSAEPERLSVLSSRAVAQLKAPAGPEMVCGGQAQRTVPGLAEHPLAAVDASLGASSCPAAVDNLLPVHLASLYAKSPGCDGKLNSEVLQVLRAPGKAQQSGTDTQQAGSSTQSSMASCSLDRVIWMKTTTVMETLENKKKEEKEKYRLQLAMYRRLLLLRSIRSLHRQLEQQQARLQECYGMVINTKKEVLKHICPTSPSLSP from the coding sequence ATGGCTGAGAGAGCAGCTGTAATATCAAGAGATGAAGAGGAGATCCAAAACAGCAGTGATGATGAAGACAGTTTTCCTACTCAAGTTGCTGTAACAGCATCCCCTGGTTGCTCTGCCTGCCCTTCACTAGACAGCCTTGATGAAGACAAGGGAAGCTCAGCAGAGCCAGAAAGACTGTCTGTCCTCTCCAGCAGGGCAGTGGCCCAGCTAAAAGCCCCAGCTGGCCCAGAGATGGTTTGTGGTGGCCAGGCACAGAGGACAgtccctgggctggctgagcATCCTCTGGCAGCTGTAGATGCATCCTTAGGTGCCTCCTCATGCCCTGCAGCAGTTGATAACCTGCTGCCTGTGCACCTTGCCTCCCTGTATGCCAAAAGCCCCGGCTGTGATGGCAAACTGAattcagaggtgctgcaggtcCTGAGGGCGCCTGGTAAGGCCCAGCAGTCAGGGACTGAcacccagcaggcagggagcagcacccagagcagcatGGCCTCCTGCAGTTTGGACCGTGTGATTTGGATGAAGACCACAACAGTAATGGAGACCTTAGAAAAtaagaagaaggaggaaaaggagaagtaCCGGCTCCAGCTAGCAATGTACCGACGGCTCCTGCTGCTGCGCTCCATCAGGAGTTTGCATAGGCagttggagcagcagcaggccaGGCTGCAGGAATGCTATGGCATGgtgataaatacaaagaaagaaGTGTTGAAACACATTTGCCCAACCTCGCCCTCACTTTCGCCGTAA